A part of Pungitius pungitius chromosome 15, fPunPun2.1, whole genome shotgun sequence genomic DNA contains:
- the kirrel1b gene encoding kin of IRRE-like protein 1b gives METETQQWFSSSLVVHQICFPPPSPPRVDSPTVTLSIEPRSVLEGERVTFTCQATGNPPIIGFRWAKGGVLLEGARESVFVTTADHSFFTEPVSCQVFNVVGSTNVSILVDVHFGPILVVEPRPVTVDVDSDVTLNCKWSGNPPLTLTWTKKGSSMVLSNNNQLYLKSVSQADAGQYVCKAIVPRIGVGETEVTLTVNGPPIISSDSVQYSVRGERGEIKCYIASTPPPDKIVWAWKENVWEKEKGTLMERYTVEQSKPPSQGGAVVSTLTINNVMESDFHSPYNCTAWNAFGPGTMIITLEETDIVPVGIIAGGTVGSFILLLLVLLAFAFFLYRQRKGSRRGVTLGKTDIKVETVNKETHGLEEEAADVSTATRMVKAMYSPFKDDMDLKQDIRSESDTREEYELKDPTNGYYNVRATTHDEARPQSRAVHYQGEFRTPNPNAGPPGGAASGGPPAGGAVPPSGVPGSRAGCYDPRPPSRMSHATYAQFNTFSRAAPSQQAPPVPALQSPGDYPGDLLDSNYGYPSQYPSYRTGFAPTMEEGPAYEMYPTGQGPGPGPGPGLGPGLGPGQQSPETGLGQYGTSTRFSYSSPPSDYSQRHTQRMQTHV, from the exons ATGGAGA CTGAAACACAACAGTGGTTCAGTTCTTCTTTGGTTGTTCATCAAatatgtttcccccccccctcccctccccgtgtAGACTCCCCCACGGTGACCCTGTCCATCGAGCCTCGCTCCGTCCTGGAGGGCGAGAGGGTGACCTTCACCTGTCAGGCCACGGGAAACCCTCCCATCATCGGCTTCAG GTGGGCAAAGGGCGGCGTGCTGCTGGAGGGCGCCCGGGAGAGCGTGTTCGTCACCACGGCGGATCACTCCTTCTTCACCGAGCCCGTCTCCTGTCAGGTCTTCAACGTCGTGGGAAGCACCAACGTCAGCATCCTGGTGGACGTGCACT TCGGGCCGATACTGGTGGTCGAGCCGAGGCCAGTCACGGTGGACGTGGACTCCGACGTCACTCTGAACTGCAAGTGGTCCGGGaacccccctctcaccctgacCTGGACCAAGAAGGGCTCCAGCATG GTGCTCAGCAACAACAACCAGCTGTATCTGAAGTCGGTGAGCCAGGCCGACGCGGGCCAGTACGTCTGCAAGGCCATCGTGCCCCGGATCGGCGTGGGAGAGACGGAGGTCACGCTCACCGTCAACG GCCCCCCCATCATCTCCAGCGACTCCGTCCAGTACTCCGTCAGAGGGGAGCGAGGAGAGATCAAGTGCTACATCGCCAGCACCCCGCCGCCCGATAAGATC GTGTGGGCGTGGAAGGAGAACgtgtgggagaaggagaagggcaCCCTGATGGAGAGGTACACCGTGGAGCAGAGCAAACCTCCGTCCCAGGGCGGGGCCGTGGTCTCCACCCTCACCATCAACAACGTCATGGAGTCGGACTTCCACTCGCCCTACAACTGCACCGCCTGGAACGCTTTCGGACCCGGGACCATGATCATCACCCTGGAGGAGACCG ACATTGTTCCGGTGGGAATAATCGCCGGTGGGACGGTGGGCTCCTTCATCCTGCTGCTTCTGGTCCTGCTGGCGTTCGCCTTCTTCCTCTACCGCCAACGCAAAGgca GCCGCCGCGGCGTCACCCTCGGTAAAACCGACATCAAGGTAGAGACGGTCAACAAGGAGACGCAcggcctggaggaggaggcggccgaCGTCTCCACGGCAACGCGGATGGTCAAGGCCATGTACTCG CCCTTCAAAGACGACATGGACCTGAAGCAGGACATCCGGAGCGAGAGCGACACCCGGGAGGAGTACGAGCTCAAG GACCCGACCAACGGCTACTACAATGTCCGAGCCACCACGCACGACGAAGCTCGCCCCCAGTCCCGCGCCGTCCACTACCAGGGCGAGTTCCGCACCCCCAACCCAAACGCCGGACCCCCTGGCGGCGCCGCTTCCGGCGGACCCCCGGCCGGTGGGGCCGTCCCCCCCAGCGGGGTGCCGGGCTCGAGGGCGGGCTGCTACGACCCGCGGCCCCCTTCCAGGATGTCCCACGCCACCTACGCCCAGTTCAACACCTTCAGCAGGGCGGCGCCGAGCCAGCAGGCGCCTCCCGTCCCGGCTCTCCAGTCGCCAGGCGATTACCCCGGAGACCTGCTGGACAGCAACTACGGGTACCCCTCCCAGTACCCCAGCTACCGCACGGGCTTCGCTCCCACCATGGAGGAAGGGCCGGCCTACGAGATGTATCCAACGGGCCAAGGGCcgggaccaggaccaggaccaggacttGGACCAGGACTTGGACCGGGACAGCAAAGTCCTGAAACCGGGCTGGGGCAGTATGGAACCTCCACTCGCTTCTCATATTCGTCTCCACCCTCTGACTAttcccaaagacacacacagcgcaTGCAGACTCATGTTTGa